In Maridesulfovibrio sp., a single genomic region encodes these proteins:
- a CDS encoding SPOR domain-containing protein produces the protein MRHLYRTFALVTIALLTVLHIQTPVHAGNIKILGKGLYQLIPSETYGSNDVLRLKDYAHLEETVDIEAVAGASFGFEFVMDGEDPVTTVLRIKHPKLLSSTGLGYSTYDTLPVILRPGKKNFAGWNFTSEQELQPGKWIFEFDLPNSPACEFTVIPVEDLVYEGNRLKGVEEVASVPAINVPVTNNATEGNADLPYGGILTRYLVRAGIFPELAEAKKGANTVRERGYEPFIFVREKPGRSYWYYLFVKMFDSRAEAVDFATKYRQKFRRKAVAQKIQIRLAPMGQNHTEAGISGN, from the coding sequence ATGCGCCATCTATACAGAACTTTTGCATTGGTTACAATAGCATTACTGACAGTACTGCATATCCAAACCCCGGTTCATGCCGGAAACATAAAGATTCTGGGCAAAGGTCTATATCAGTTGATTCCTTCCGAGACCTATGGAAGCAATGACGTCTTACGCCTGAAAGACTATGCCCACCTGGAAGAAACCGTGGATATCGAAGCTGTGGCCGGAGCTTCCTTCGGATTCGAATTCGTTATGGACGGAGAAGATCCGGTCACAACGGTGCTGCGCATAAAACACCCGAAACTGCTGTCCTCCACCGGACTCGGCTATTCCACTTATGACACCCTGCCGGTGATACTTCGCCCGGGTAAAAAGAATTTCGCAGGCTGGAATTTTACAAGCGAACAGGAACTGCAACCCGGTAAATGGATATTCGAGTTCGACCTGCCGAACAGCCCGGCCTGTGAATTCACCGTCATCCCGGTTGAAGACCTTGTTTATGAAGGCAACAGGCTCAAAGGAGTGGAAGAAGTCGCAAGTGTACCGGCAATCAATGTTCCGGTGACGAACAATGCCACGGAAGGGAACGCGGACCTGCCCTACGGTGGAATACTGACCAGATATCTTGTACGTGCCGGAATTTTTCCCGAACTGGCCGAGGCGAAAAAAGGTGCGAATACAGTCAGGGAACGCGGCTACGAACCGTTCATTTTTGTCAGGGAAAAACCGGGGCGCTCCTACTGGTACTATCTGTTTGTCAAAATGTTTGACTCACGTGCGGAGGCGGTTGATTTCGCTACCAAGTACAGGCAGAAATTCCGGCGCAAAGCCGTTGCCCAGAAGATTCAGATCAGACTCGCTCCCATGGGACAGAATCATACCGAAGCGGGTATCTCAGGCAACTGA
- a CDS encoding adenylate/guanylate cyclase domain-containing protein — protein MLRKLKKIISSDTVFLLVTGLSISIFVASLYIFQPSILQFVDYKIYDQFVRSSPVGTKTNVPAIVDIDDESLAELGQWPWPRYRMALLLAKIQQAGALATGLDILIGEPDRTSPATIQKSLKNELGVAVDFQGLPAGLMDNDKVLADVLHQGRYVLGFYFDFIEEEKEPTVNSQPCMVKPLPIAQIKSPGSPPVKDLTLRALGAICPLPILAKASPVCGFYNSITDYDGVVRRVPLIISWNGKQYPSLALATLMKAMGRRNVIVKTTPAGFESIRLGKTTIPVDAKGQMMVRYRGGMEEFPYYSAKDVLSGKVGEKELKGKIIFMGTSAAGLRDLRVTPFAADYPGVEVHATIVDDILTKDFIIKPDWAPGLELLLVLCAGIAATLLLTWTRSLWMTLPIVGMGVAIVWGSLYIFRTYNAYLTPMYSLIVLALNFTMLTLIKFWREEGQKKFLQATFSSYLAPELIDEMFSNREMPELGGEAREITAYFTDIQSFSTFSEKLTATQLVELLNEYLSVMTDILIEERGTLDKYEGDAIIAFFGAPMDVPDNALRACRVAVRMQNANNELRDKWSKEVQLPDEPDRNTKGFPEEQWAKGEKWPKVVHNMRTRIGVNSGEIVVGNMGSSMRMNYTMMGDSVNLAARLEEGAKQFGIFNAVSHFTLEKEVEYEGKTCKVMDLVEARLIDNIQVVGKNEPVRIYELVAMKGDLTEKEQKLFELFAKAREEYVATNWDRAIELYTEANKYERFSDTKFTPCEVFIKRAQEHKLNPPVPEGEVWDGVYRMTKK, from the coding sequence ATGCTGCGAAAATTAAAAAAAATAATCAGCTCCGACACTGTTTTTCTTCTGGTGACCGGACTTTCGATATCAATATTCGTTGCCTCCCTGTACATTTTCCAGCCCTCCATCCTGCAATTTGTGGACTACAAAATATACGACCAGTTCGTACGCAGCAGTCCTGTGGGGACAAAAACAAATGTTCCCGCAATTGTGGACATTGACGATGAAAGCCTTGCTGAACTTGGTCAGTGGCCCTGGCCGCGATACCGCATGGCCCTGCTGCTGGCCAAAATCCAGCAGGCAGGTGCTCTGGCTACAGGTCTTGATATTCTCATAGGAGAACCGGACCGGACTTCTCCGGCTACAATTCAGAAAAGCCTGAAAAACGAACTCGGAGTCGCGGTAGATTTTCAGGGTCTTCCGGCCGGGCTAATGGATAACGACAAAGTTCTGGCCGACGTGCTCCATCAGGGCCGTTATGTACTTGGTTTTTATTTTGATTTCATAGAAGAGGAAAAGGAGCCCACGGTAAATTCCCAGCCGTGCATGGTCAAACCGCTGCCGATTGCGCAGATCAAAAGCCCCGGCTCCCCTCCGGTAAAGGATCTGACCCTGAGAGCCCTGGGCGCTATCTGCCCGCTTCCGATTCTGGCCAAGGCCTCTCCGGTATGCGGTTTCTATAACTCAATCACAGACTATGACGGTGTAGTGCGCAGGGTTCCCCTGATCATCAGTTGGAACGGCAAGCAGTACCCCAGTCTGGCCCTGGCAACCCTGATGAAGGCTATGGGACGCAGGAACGTAATAGTCAAGACAACCCCTGCCGGTTTCGAATCCATCCGGCTGGGCAAAACAACCATACCCGTGGACGCCAAAGGACAGATGATGGTCCGCTACCGTGGGGGCATGGAAGAATTCCCCTACTACAGCGCAAAAGACGTACTGAGTGGCAAAGTCGGTGAAAAGGAACTCAAGGGCAAGATTATTTTCATGGGGACCTCGGCTGCAGGTTTGCGCGATCTGCGGGTAACGCCTTTCGCAGCTGACTATCCGGGCGTGGAAGTGCACGCCACCATTGTAGACGATATTCTGACAAAGGACTTCATCATCAAACCGGACTGGGCCCCCGGGCTGGAACTGCTGCTGGTGCTCTGCGCCGGGATAGCAGCCACCCTGCTGCTCACCTGGACCCGGTCACTGTGGATGACCCTCCCGATTGTAGGCATGGGCGTGGCTATTGTCTGGGGCTCCCTTTATATTTTCAGGACCTACAACGCCTACCTGACACCGATGTATTCGCTGATTGTTCTGGCCCTGAACTTCACCATGCTGACCCTGATCAAATTCTGGCGTGAGGAAGGACAAAAGAAATTCCTGCAGGCGACCTTCTCGTCATATCTGGCGCCGGAACTTATCGATGAAATGTTCTCCAACCGCGAAATGCCCGAACTCGGCGGCGAAGCCAGGGAAATAACCGCCTACTTCACCGACATCCAGAGTTTTTCAACCTTCTCCGAAAAACTCACCGCAACGCAGCTGGTTGAGCTTCTCAATGAATACCTATCGGTAATGACCGATATTCTGATCGAGGAACGCGGAACACTGGACAAATACGAGGGAGACGCCATCATCGCCTTTTTCGGAGCGCCTATGGATGTGCCGGACAATGCCCTGCGCGCCTGCCGTGTGGCGGTCAGGATGCAGAACGCAAACAACGAACTGCGCGATAAGTGGAGCAAGGAAGTACAGCTTCCGGACGAACCGGACCGCAACACCAAGGGCTTCCCGGAGGAACAATGGGCCAAGGGCGAAAAATGGCCCAAGGTAGTGCACAACATGCGCACCAGAATAGGGGTCAACTCCGGCGAAATAGTTGTAGGAAACATGGGTTCATCCATGCGCATGAACTACACCATGATGGGGGACTCGGTTAACCTTGCCGCCCGTCTGGAAGAAGGCGCCAAGCAGTTCGGCATTTTCAATGCGGTCAGCCATTTCACACTGGAAAAGGAAGTGGAATACGAAGGAAAAACCTGCAAGGTAATGGACCTCGTGGAAGCGCGGCTGATCGACAACATCCAGGTCGTCGGAAAGAACGAGCCGGTCCGCATTTACGAACTGGTGGCCATGAAAGGCGATCTGACCGAAAAGGAACAGAAGCTCTTCGAACTGTTTGCCAAGGCCCGCGAAGAATACGTTGCCACCAACTGGGACCGGGCCATTGAACTCTATACCGAAGCCAACAAATACGAACGGTTCTCGGACACCAAATTCACGCCCTGCGAAGTCTTCATAAAACGTGCGCAGGAACATAAGCTCAACCCGCCTGTCCCGGAAGGAGAGGTATGGGACGGGGTTTACCGGATGACTAAAAAATAG
- a CDS encoding methyltransferase domain-containing protein, producing MAKEQSKAAKRRYNLGQFHTRYFAGDGIDIGGGPDPLGQYAGVFARMRSCRTWDKVDGDAMLMQGVEDSSYDFLHSSHCLEDLEDVNIAMKNWIRIVRPGGYLVITVPDEDMYEQGIWPSNYNRAHKWTFAVYKTRSWSPRSVNVLDLVTGFGDQVYLEKLEVVRDFFRAGLAERKIDQTRTTVCESCIEFILRKL from the coding sequence ATGGCAAAAGAACAGAGCAAGGCGGCAAAAAGGCGTTATAATCTAGGGCAGTTTCATACCCGTTATTTTGCCGGTGACGGAATAGACATCGGTGGCGGCCCTGATCCTCTGGGACAATATGCCGGTGTTTTTGCCCGCATGAGGTCGTGCCGCACCTGGGATAAAGTGGACGGCGATGCCATGTTGATGCAAGGAGTGGAGGACTCGTCCTATGACTTTCTGCACTCCAGCCATTGTCTTGAAGACCTTGAGGATGTGAATATCGCCATGAAAAACTGGATTCGCATCGTCCGGCCGGGGGGGTATCTTGTGATAACGGTCCCGGATGAGGATATGTATGAGCAGGGAATCTGGCCCAGCAATTACAACCGGGCGCACAAGTGGACCTTCGCTGTGTATAAAACGAGATCATGGTCGCCGAGATCTGTTAATGTACTTGATCTGGTGACCGGTTTCGGTGATCAGGTCTATCTTGAAAAGCTGGAAGTGGTTCGCGATTTTTTTCGTGCAGGTCTGGCGGAAAGAAAAATAGATCAGACCAGAACCACCGTCTGCGAAAGCTGCATTGAATTCATCCTGCGCAAGCTATAG
- a CDS encoding TolC family protein, producing the protein MAQPAMSEGMSAMNPNQVDGRPYLLKIIRDLLATHDRIKAAEANVESAEHVVSQRWSGWTPAFDVSVEGGREEIDKPGGGTNKYRNEASVSATQLLYDFGGATGSIDSAKAALNESKAVLDSVRQQLITEGVRAYMGLIRARETLKYAIQSEESMKRLSGMEETLVKRGAGLSYKELQIKAQLAGAMSYRVTQERALQIARNRFKAVFGYPVAMEEITKMVPVPMPARFMPGTLDDAISQADNQNPVLTQLKFAQERMGEDVTVQESTLFPRFEFVLEGKRREQDQGASGVRTENKATFQVSYSGFTGLSEYEGTQSAKANLRSVRKQYLDTKRTVEENVRNAWLELMTLRKNAELYRTQANITAEFLDLIKKKRETGEQVELLDILVGERDYSTATSASVAADIDNIISAYVLLYQMGVMNLDIFE; encoded by the coding sequence TTGGCACAACCTGCCATGTCCGAAGGTATGTCCGCCATGAATCCGAATCAGGTCGACGGCAGGCCGTACCTTCTGAAGATTATCAGGGATCTGCTGGCAACGCATGACCGCATCAAAGCTGCCGAGGCTAATGTCGAGTCTGCCGAGCATGTTGTTTCGCAACGCTGGTCCGGCTGGACTCCTGCATTTGATGTTTCTGTAGAGGGTGGTCGCGAAGAGATAGACAAGCCCGGTGGAGGAACCAACAAGTACCGCAACGAAGCGTCTGTTTCGGCAACGCAGCTTTTGTATGATTTCGGCGGTGCAACAGGGTCCATCGACAGTGCCAAGGCCGCGCTTAACGAAAGCAAGGCCGTGCTGGACAGTGTGCGGCAGCAGCTGATCACCGAAGGTGTCCGCGCCTACATGGGACTCATCCGTGCCCGCGAGACCCTGAAGTACGCCATCCAGTCCGAAGAAAGCATGAAGCGTCTTTCCGGGATGGAGGAGACTCTTGTCAAACGCGGGGCCGGTCTTTCGTACAAGGAATTGCAGATCAAGGCCCAGTTGGCGGGAGCCATGTCCTACCGTGTAACCCAGGAAAGGGCTTTGCAGATTGCCAGAAACCGGTTCAAGGCTGTTTTCGGCTATCCTGTGGCAATGGAAGAAATCACCAAGATGGTGCCGGTTCCCATGCCTGCCCGGTTCATGCCCGGAACTCTTGATGACGCCATCTCTCAGGCCGACAACCAGAACCCGGTCCTTACGCAGCTCAAGTTCGCGCAGGAACGCATGGGCGAGGATGTCACTGTGCAGGAATCAACCCTGTTTCCGCGTTTTGAATTCGTGCTTGAAGGCAAGAGAAGGGAACAGGATCAGGGCGCGAGCGGTGTCCGGACAGAGAACAAGGCTACTTTTCAGGTCAGTTATTCCGGATTTACCGGTCTGAGTGAATATGAAGGCACTCAGTCCGCCAAGGCAAACCTTCGCTCAGTGCGCAAGCAGTATCTCGATACCAAGCGAACAGTTGAGGAAAATGTCCGCAACGCCTGGCTGGAACTTATGACTCTGCGCAAGAATGCCGAGCTTTATCGCACTCAGGCCAATATCACTGCAGAATTTCTTGATCTTATCAAGAAGAAGCGTGAAACCGGTGAGCAGGTCGAGCTTCTGGACATACTGGTTGGTGAGCGGGATTACTCCACAGCAACCAGTGCCAGCGTTGCAGCGGACATCGATAATATTATTTCCGCTTATGTTCTGCTTTATCAGATGGGGGTAATGAACCTTGATATATTCGAGTAA
- a CDS encoding ATP-binding cassette domain-containing protein: protein MRELLRRLSLHPFLAFEISLASFFINILSLASSIFVIQVLNRYVGYGFDGTLITLTTGVLIATVLNHAFTLVRIKLASAVNVRPDMMLSEAVLSCLARARMTTLGRIPPARVQEIIGGIQTVQSGYDASVLCSVLDMPFFILYVGAVFFLSPMLAIITILAVFCTLLSGWLNLRRGKLLTDAMRNESVIHRGNLANAISGADTVRAFGGKEFLSNLFRVQMEKIQTIKSNMVHSGTRGQAMLQTLASLLRIMVYAVGAHEVVAGTLSTGGLIGVSILSGKALSVSASFMKSRVMISQATTMMQSLKEFMRQPLETETGTALSSYRGEIEMKDLGFAYPGSTSPLFEGLDADIKAGNVVVITGHNGSGKTTLVRLLLGLLDPGRGQILAGGVDIRQLAAPWWRTQIMYLPQEPTFLNATIKENICFNAPGIDEERVRRIVEAAGLKRYLDTSVKGLEADVVNGGAELAVGIRRRLALARALAVRGPVAVLDEPAEGFDMEGLRIMDMVIQSMIKAQKTLIIVTQDMRIMQRADIIIDLSSKPRPEVSYTAVADSKPEEADDSSAEVQ from the coding sequence ATGAGAGAATTGCTGCGCAGACTGTCGCTGCACCCCTTCCTTGCGTTTGAGATTTCATTGGCCTCGTTTTTCATCAATATCCTTTCCCTTGCCTCGTCCATTTTCGTTATTCAGGTTTTGAACCGCTATGTGGGGTACGGCTTTGACGGAACCCTGATTACACTGACTACCGGTGTTCTCATCGCTACCGTGCTTAACCACGCCTTCACCCTTGTGCGCATAAAACTGGCCTCGGCGGTCAATGTGCGACCGGACATGATGCTGTCCGAGGCTGTGCTCAGCTGTCTGGCCCGCGCCAGAATGACAACTCTCGGCAGGATTCCCCCGGCCAGAGTGCAGGAGATTATCGGCGGGATTCAGACTGTTCAGTCCGGATATGACGCATCAGTTCTCTGCTCGGTGCTGGATATGCCTTTTTTCATCCTGTATGTCGGGGCGGTTTTCTTTCTGAGCCCGATGCTGGCGATAATCACCATTCTGGCAGTATTCTGCACGCTGCTTTCCGGCTGGCTGAATCTGCGCCGCGGAAAACTTCTCACCGATGCCATGCGCAACGAATCCGTTATTCATCGCGGCAACCTTGCCAATGCCATTTCCGGTGCCGATACTGTGCGGGCGTTCGGAGGAAAGGAATTCCTTTCCAACCTGTTCCGTGTGCAGATGGAGAAGATTCAGACCATCAAAAGCAACATGGTGCACAGCGGCACCAGAGGGCAGGCCATGCTGCAGACCCTTGCATCCCTGCTGCGCATCATGGTCTATGCCGTAGGGGCTCATGAGGTTGTAGCCGGAACGCTCAGCACCGGCGGGCTTATAGGTGTTTCAATTCTCTCGGGAAAGGCTCTTTCCGTTTCAGCTTCCTTCATGAAATCCAGAGTAATGATAAGTCAGGCAACCACCATGATGCAGTCATTGAAGGAGTTCATGCGTCAGCCGCTTGAAACGGAAACCGGGACGGCTCTCAGCAGTTATCGCGGAGAGATTGAGATGAAGGATCTCGGTTTCGCGTATCCGGGGTCCACCAGCCCGTTGTTCGAGGGGCTGGATGCGGACATAAAGGCCGGTAATGTGGTCGTAATAACCGGGCATAACGGTTCCGGAAAGACAACTCTGGTCCGCCTGCTCCTCGGTCTGCTTGATCCGGGCCGGGGGCAGATTCTGGCCGGGGGCGTGGATATACGCCAACTTGCTGCGCCGTGGTGGAGAACACAGATAATGTATCTGCCGCAGGAGCCCACATTTCTGAATGCCACAATCAAGGAAAATATCTGTTTCAATGCTCCCGGAATTGATGAAGAGCGGGTTCGCCGTATTGTCGAGGCAGCCGGGCTTAAAAGGTATCTGGATACCAGCGTAAAGGGATTGGAGGCGGATGTCGTCAACGGCGGGGCTGAACTGGCTGTGGGAATAAGACGCCGACTGGCTCTTGCCAGAGCTCTTGCTGTTCGCGGACCTGTGGCTGTTCTTGATGAACCGGCAGAAGGGTTCGACATGGAAGGGCTGCGGATTATGGACATGGTCATTCAAAGTATGATCAAGGCCCAGAAAACGCTGATTATAGTCACTCAGGACATGCGTATCATGCAGCGGGCGGATATAATCATCGATCTGAGTTCCAAGCCCAGACCGGAAGTTTCCTATACTGCTGTGGCGGACAGCAAGCCCGAAGAGGCCGATGACAGCAGTGCGGAGGTCCAATGA
- a CDS encoding tetratricopeptide repeat protein: protein MKEKAADKLEESKSSWIEQLPPDARRAFEQAVRHHSAGRYDEAVNLYSMALSIAPDNPVILTNLGVALRSQDKLKASEMCYRRSIAVNPDAPGSWSNLGNVLRRVGRLKESVACHRKAVELDRKFIDAYYNLALVLQDMGRLDESIKLFDFCLKHKPGSVNINWDRALALLSKGDFLNGFEGYEYRWQREELRERHFRQPLWDGTPLEGSRIYLYTEQGFGDTLNFCRYVSEVARAGGRVILECQSELKSLLKGLDGLEQILSAGDPLPEFDVQAPLMSLPRIMKHEIDSIPSECPYIKPPSQAGFPVHVPAGTVKKVGIAWAGKPTHKNDHNRSIGIEPFLSFSRVPGVTLYSLQKGPESGQREKHSCGMLVRELAGGCEDFADTAKVMLQLDLVITVDTAVAHLAGALGLPVWVAVPYNPDWRWMRSRTDSPWYPSMTLFRQKTPGKWDDVFDSMLKRLRKEI, encoded by the coding sequence ATGAAAGAAAAGGCGGCTGACAAACTTGAGGAGAGTAAATCATCGTGGATAGAGCAACTGCCTCCGGATGCGCGGCGCGCTTTTGAGCAGGCGGTCAGGCACCATTCCGCAGGGCGCTATGATGAGGCGGTCAATCTTTATTCAATGGCGCTCAGCATCGCGCCGGACAACCCTGTGATTCTGACCAATCTCGGGGTTGCGTTGCGTTCTCAGGATAAGCTCAAGGCTTCGGAAATGTGCTACCGCCGGTCCATTGCGGTGAATCCTGATGCTCCGGGAAGCTGGAGCAATCTGGGCAACGTCCTGAGGAGAGTCGGACGGCTCAAGGAATCTGTAGCCTGTCACCGCAAGGCCGTGGAACTGGACCGTAAATTTATCGATGCCTACTACAATCTGGCGCTGGTGCTGCAGGATATGGGCAGGCTCGACGAGTCCATAAAACTTTTCGACTTCTGCCTGAAACACAAGCCCGGAAGCGTGAACATCAATTGGGATCGGGCTCTGGCTCTGCTTTCCAAGGGCGATTTTCTGAACGGGTTTGAGGGGTACGAGTACCGCTGGCAGCGCGAGGAACTCCGGGAGAGGCATTTCCGGCAGCCTTTGTGGGACGGGACTCCGCTTGAAGGAAGCCGAATCTATCTTTACACGGAGCAGGGCTTCGGTGATACCCTTAATTTCTGTCGTTATGTTTCGGAAGTCGCACGGGCCGGAGGACGGGTTATCCTTGAATGTCAGTCGGAGCTGAAAAGCCTGCTCAAAGGGTTGGACGGTCTTGAGCAGATTCTCAGTGCCGGTGATCCGCTGCCTGAATTCGATGTGCAGGCTCCGCTGATGAGTCTTCCACGGATAATGAAGCACGAAATTGATTCAATCCCTTCAGAATGTCCGTACATAAAACCTCCCTCTCAGGCCGGGTTCCCGGTGCATGTCCCTGCTGGAACCGTTAAGAAGGTGGGCATTGCCTGGGCCGGGAAACCTACACATAAGAATGATCACAACCGTTCCATAGGGATAGAGCCATTCCTTTCCTTTTCCCGTGTTCCGGGAGTTACCCTTTACTCGCTTCAGAAAGGACCGGAATCGGGCCAGCGTGAAAAGCACTCCTGCGGTATGCTGGTCCGGGAACTGGCCGGCGGGTGCGAGGATTTTGCGGATACCGCCAAGGTTATGCTGCAGCTTGATCTTGTCATTACGGTGGACACTGCAGTTGCCCACCTTGCCGGTGCTTTGGGGCTGCCTGTCTGGGTGGCGGTGCCGTATAATCCCGACTGGCGCTGGATGCGCAGTCGGACCGACTCGCCATGGTATCCCAGCATGACCCTGTTCCGGCAGAAAACACCCGGTAAATGGGATGATGTTTTTGATTCCATGCTTAAAAGACTTAGAAAAGAAATATAA
- a CDS encoding chemotaxis protein, translated as MTGSKILLKAGTNEVELLELYLDEGIGDKLKRGSFGINVAKVKKIIKESDLKNFSGHRSGKLNAGGGGDSANPLVLGMFEFMGTVTPLIDLSGWLRMDQVRGENRMVLVTEFNDLVCAFLVSGVNRIHRISWSELESLQGSMAGFAEGTIIGTVKLTDPDRIMQILDFEQALDDINPSGDSSIVAEVEEAEEKTYTAICADDSRSMRNLVKNSLERGGFEVEAYANGLELWAALEKISSMVEKTGRPVTDFVQLVVSDIEMPGMDGHAVTRRIKENPYLRDLTVYLFSSLITEDLLHKGVSVGADRQYSKPQIASLVKQARLDVESS; from the coding sequence ATGACGGGAAGCAAGATCCTGCTTAAAGCAGGCACCAATGAAGTAGAACTGCTGGAATTATATCTTGACGAAGGGATCGGAGACAAGCTCAAGCGCGGGTCATTCGGTATCAACGTTGCCAAGGTCAAGAAGATAATCAAGGAATCCGATCTCAAGAATTTTTCCGGTCATAGATCAGGTAAACTGAATGCCGGGGGCGGCGGAGACTCCGCTAATCCTTTAGTGCTGGGCATGTTTGAATTCATGGGAACCGTCACGCCGCTTATTGACCTCAGCGGATGGCTGCGGATGGATCAGGTCCGCGGAGAGAACCGTATGGTATTGGTCACTGAATTCAATGACCTCGTGTGCGCTTTTCTGGTTTCCGGTGTGAACAGGATTCATCGCATAAGCTGGAGCGAACTGGAATCCCTGCAGGGCAGCATGGCCGGGTTCGCAGAGGGGACCATTATCGGAACGGTAAAGCTGACTGATCCTGACCGGATCATGCAGATTCTTGATTTTGAGCAGGCACTTGATGACATAAACCCGTCCGGGGACAGCTCCATTGTGGCCGAAGTGGAAGAGGCGGAAGAAAAGACATATACCGCCATCTGCGCCGATGATTCCCGCTCCATGCGTAATCTGGTCAAGAATTCGCTTGAACGCGGCGGGTTTGAGGTGGAAGCATATGCCAACGGACTGGAGCTGTGGGCGGCTCTTGAAAAGATTTCTTCAATGGTCGAGAAAACAGGGCGCCCGGTAACCGATTTTGTGCAGCTTGTTGTCTCGGATATAGAAATGCCCGGAATGGACGGCCATGCCGTAACCCGCAGAATCAAAGAAAATCCCTACCTGCGAGATCTGACAGTTTATCTCTTTTCCTCACTCATCACCGAAGACCTGCTCCATAAGGGTGTTTCCGTAGGCGCGGACAGGCAGTATTCAAAGCCTCAGATCGCGTCTCTGGTCAAGCAGGCGCGGCTTGACGTCGAAAGTAGCTGA
- a CDS encoding HlyD family type I secretion periplasmic adaptor subunit: MSIDKNERYPGEVRAAHHMFLFLCVAMCAAFLAWACLFRLDIVSQAQGEVIPSSRVKPVQHLEGGIIRKISVREGDKVTKGQDLIELEATASDSSVEELDVRVTSLRVNIARLEAEDKGLEEPAYPEDLVKTYPDLVARSKSLFQTRKARLASDLESEREKIVQREQDIRQISSRQRNARESLKLLREQIAISAGLLKDGLTSRYKHLGFLKEESRLKGSIEEDNAKMAKARSALIQAKADIQEITNSYYASVREELQEDRRELEEFTQRLRKFKDNLKRTVIRSPVDGVVKTLYVVSVGGVVRPGMTVMDIVPGGDKLVIEARLPISDVGYVKDGQKAVVKLASRDASRFGNLDGKVINISPDAYATDRGQTFYRVLIETDKDYFEHEGNFYKLFPGIQVIAGIHIGTRTVLEYILEPFMGSMSYAMRER, from the coding sequence ATGAGCATTGATAAAAACGAAAGGTATCCCGGAGAGGTTCGGGCTGCTCACCATATGTTTCTGTTTCTGTGCGTGGCCATGTGTGCCGCTTTTCTCGCCTGGGCCTGTCTGTTCCGGCTTGATATAGTCAGTCAGGCTCAGGGAGAAGTTATTCCCAGTTCAAGGGTTAAGCCCGTACAGCATCTGGAAGGCGGAATAATAAGGAAGATAAGTGTCCGGGAGGGAGACAAGGTCACCAAGGGGCAGGATCTTATAGAACTGGAAGCCACAGCCAGCGATTCCAGCGTGGAAGAACTGGATGTGCGGGTAACTTCCCTGCGGGTCAACATTGCCAGACTTGAGGCGGAGGACAAGGGGCTGGAAGAACCCGCCTACCCTGAAGATCTTGTAAAAACCTACCCGGACCTTGTGGCCCGTTCAAAGTCTCTTTTCCAGACCAGAAAGGCCCGCCTTGCCAGCGATCTTGAATCCGAGCGCGAGAAGATAGTACAGCGGGAACAGGATATAAGACAGATTTCCTCCCGGCAGCGCAATGCGCGTGAAAGCCTCAAGCTGCTCCGCGAGCAGATCGCCATAAGCGCCGGATTGTTGAAGGACGGGTTGACTTCCAGATACAAGCACCTTGGTTTTCTCAAGGAGGAATCCAGACTTAAGGGTTCCATAGAAGAGGACAACGCAAAGATGGCCAAGGCCAGATCGGCTCTTATACAGGCCAAGGCCGACATTCAAGAAATTACCAACTCCTATTACGCCTCGGTGCGGGAAGAGCTTCAGGAAGACCGCAGGGAACTGGAGGAATTCACTCAGCGACTGCGCAAGTTCAAGGACAACCTGAAACGCACGGTCATACGTTCGCCTGTGGACGGTGTGGTCAAGACTCTTTACGTGGTCAGCGTAGGCGGTGTGGTCCGTCCGGGCATGACCGTAATGGATATTGTGCCCGGCGGCGACAAGCTGGTCATCGAGGCCCGGCTGCCCATAAGCGACGTCGGGTATGTAAAGGACGGCCAGAAAGCCGTGGTCAAACTGGCTTCCCGCGATGCTTCCCGGTTCGGCAATCTTGACGGCAAGGTTATCAATATAAGCCCGGATGCCTACGCAACGGACCGGGGCCAGACATTTTACCGGGTTCTGATAGAAACGGATAAGGACTATTTTGAACACGAAGGCAATTTTTACAAGCTCTTCCCCGGAATACAGGTAATAGCCGGAATTCATATCGGAACACGTACTGTTCTTGAATATATTCTGGAACCGTTTATGGGGTCGATGAGTTACGCCATGAGGGAACGATGA